In Bremerella cremea, one DNA window encodes the following:
- a CDS encoding DUF1501 domain-containing protein, with amino-acid sequence MNSQYPHRPEACLNRRDLLTRMGTGLGMMGLAGLLGDEKLLAADAESAAQAASYQNPLAPKPPQFPAKAKHVIHLFMTGGPSHVDTFDPKPLLTKYHGKPLPGGENLRTERKTGAALGSPFKFQKYGESGIEVSELFSHTAQHIDDIAVIRSMQAEVPNHEPSLGLMNCGASVAVRPAFGSWLTYGMGTDNQNLPGYIVMCPHGYPTKQTQNWQSAFLPGVYQGTYVDTRYTEVEKLIENVKNSHLSLEDQRRQVDLLQQMNAQHREQRGFDPALESRVQSFELAYRMQMEATDAFDVSREPKNVLEAYGDGIQARQILIARRLVERGVRFVQVFHDQGQPWDSHDDLEVNHRRLAGQCDKAISALITDLKRLGLFEETLILWGGEFGRTPTVELPKPGSNAGKVNGRDHNHYGFTCWLAGGGIKGGQVYGSTDETGFKAEENPVPVHDLHATMLHALGFDHKKLTYRYAGRDYRLTDVHGNVVHELLS; translated from the coding sequence ATGAATAGCCAATACCCGCACCGACCGGAAGCTTGCCTCAATCGTCGCGATCTACTGACGCGGATGGGGACCGGCTTAGGGATGATGGGGCTTGCTGGTTTGTTAGGGGACGAGAAGTTGTTGGCGGCTGATGCCGAATCGGCTGCCCAGGCCGCTTCTTACCAGAACCCGCTGGCACCGAAGCCACCTCAGTTTCCCGCAAAAGCAAAGCATGTGATCCACCTGTTCATGACCGGTGGTCCTTCGCACGTCGATACCTTCGACCCTAAGCCGCTGCTCACCAAATACCACGGCAAGCCGCTGCCAGGGGGCGAGAATTTGCGAACGGAACGGAAAACGGGTGCGGCACTCGGTTCGCCGTTCAAGTTTCAGAAGTATGGGGAAAGCGGAATCGAAGTCAGCGAACTTTTTTCGCACACGGCCCAGCATATCGATGACATCGCGGTGATTCGTTCGATGCAAGCCGAAGTCCCCAATCACGAGCCCTCGTTAGGATTGATGAACTGCGGGGCCTCGGTTGCCGTTCGCCCAGCGTTTGGCAGTTGGCTGACGTACGGCATGGGAACCGACAATCAGAACTTGCCCGGTTATATCGTGATGTGCCCGCATGGCTATCCTACGAAGCAAACCCAAAATTGGCAGTCCGCTTTTCTGCCGGGCGTTTATCAGGGAACCTACGTTGATACTCGTTATACCGAAGTCGAAAAGCTGATCGAGAACGTGAAGAACTCGCATCTATCGCTGGAAGATCAACGCCGCCAAGTCGACCTGCTGCAGCAAATGAACGCTCAGCATCGTGAGCAACGTGGTTTCGATCCCGCCCTGGAATCGCGGGTGCAATCGTTCGAGTTGGCTTATCGCATGCAGATGGAAGCGACCGACGCATTCGATGTCTCGCGTGAACCGAAGAACGTGCTGGAAGCGTACGGCGACGGTATCCAGGCCCGGCAGATCTTGATTGCCCGTCGTCTGGTGGAAAGGGGCGTTCGCTTCGTGCAGGTCTTCCACGATCAAGGCCAACCGTGGGACAGCCACGACGACTTGGAAGTGAACCATCGTCGCTTGGCAGGGCAGTGTGACAAGGCAATCTCGGCTTTGATTACCGACTTAAAACGATTGGGTTTGTTTGAAGAAACCTTGATTCTGTGGGGAGGCGAGTTTGGCCGCACGCCAACGGTCGAACTGCCGAAACCGGGGTCGAATGCGGGCAAGGTTAACGGCCGCGACCATAATCATTACGGCTTTACCTGCTGGTTGGCTGGGGGCGGGATTAAGGGAGGTCAGGTCTACGGATCGACCGATGAAACCGGTTTCAAAGCGGAAGAAAACCCGGTCCCAGTCCACGACCTGCATGCGACGATGCTGCACGCATTGGGCTTCGATCACAAGAAGCTAACCTACCGCTACGCCGGTCGCGACTATCGCCTGACCGATGTTCACGGCAACGTGGTGCATGAACTGCTCTCGTAA
- a CDS encoding TlpA family protein disulfide reductase, whose protein sequence is MHRGWLTYIAALLLIGLSHGLPAFGEEETPPPSTVTAEDFQPNSFEEGLTQVETYLRDQSDKSVSTQDRLQQGLKMLDQVWQLDSAAAPKKKLIWMRFSLRMGLAGMGDEKNLDLLAAELKKASEHEDAEVSAEAVNAGLTLEMLLLRQQPPQQRLAVLKEKAQEIKAMETGPLSAKLGMTLVKNLEIVPDKDQAALMTDSLASHFAKSSDESIQKIATDMQGYARRINLKGNTMRVVGKKLDGSDINWASYKGKFVLVDFWATWCGPCISEFPGMKKLYETYHEHGFEIVGISLDDSKSDVEQFIAAREIPWTIICNAHGDDYQGFSDENARYYGINAIPQMIFVGQDGIVIDTEARGERLEELLAEAFPDVEVPQETTETTTTNVVTE, encoded by the coding sequence ATGCATCGAGGCTGGCTCACTTACATTGCAGCACTGCTCCTCATCGGACTCAGCCACGGCTTGCCTGCTTTTGGCGAAGAAGAGACGCCTCCCCCATCCACGGTTACCGCCGAAGACTTTCAGCCAAACTCCTTCGAGGAAGGTCTCACTCAGGTCGAAACCTACCTGCGTGATCAATCTGACAAAAGCGTTTCAACGCAAGATCGCTTGCAGCAAGGGCTCAAGATGCTCGACCAGGTTTGGCAACTCGATTCGGCGGCGGCCCCCAAAAAGAAGCTTATCTGGATGCGATTCTCGCTGCGGATGGGGCTGGCAGGCATGGGCGACGAGAAGAACCTCGACCTCTTAGCTGCCGAGCTAAAAAAGGCGAGCGAACATGAAGACGCCGAAGTTTCTGCGGAAGCCGTCAATGCCGGGCTCACCCTCGAAATGCTGCTTCTGCGGCAGCAGCCACCTCAGCAACGACTGGCGGTATTGAAAGAGAAGGCCCAAGAAATTAAGGCCATGGAAACCGGGCCCCTTTCAGCAAAGCTTGGCATGACCTTAGTTAAGAACCTGGAAATCGTTCCCGATAAAGATCAGGCCGCACTGATGACCGATAGCCTGGCCAGCCACTTCGCGAAATCGTCGGACGAGTCGATTCAAAAAATCGCCACCGACATGCAAGGCTACGCCCGGCGAATAAACTTAAAAGGCAACACCATGCGCGTCGTCGGCAAGAAGCTCGATGGCTCGGACATCAACTGGGCCTCGTACAAAGGTAAATTCGTACTCGTCGACTTCTGGGCTACGTGGTGCGGACCCTGCATTAGCGAGTTTCCAGGCATGAAGAAGCTGTACGAGACCTACCACGAGCACGGTTTCGAGATCGTCGGCATCAGCCTGGACGACTCTAAGTCAGACGTCGAACAGTTCATTGCTGCCCGCGAAATTCCTTGGACAATCATTTGCAACGCTCATGGCGACGATTACCAAGGCTTCTCGGACGAAAACGCCCGCTACTACGGGATCAACGCCATTCCGCAAATGATCTTCGTTGGCCAGGACGGAATCGTCATCGATACCGAAGCACGCGGCGAACGCCTGGAAGAGTTACTGGCCGAAGCCTTCCCCGATGTGGAAGTGCCCCAGGAAACGACGGAAACGACCACCACGAACGTCGTGACCGAGTAA
- a CDS encoding TlpA family protein disulfide reductase — MKFAWQIGLAAFLALGLVGNISPTWAAEDAPAAEDKPAATEEKAEEAEADKEFAPASVDKGLAEVTSLLRTGGPAKLAPKDRYAKAVEMVDKMWDMDRDEGESQRLMMLKFQLLMTLDRMGNKEAGQKANSFLASVSEGSDEALAVQARKLIFSIRISKLASLPPEEQQAAIDEIKGEILAEKPTEKTAALATQFASSLSYMLKSEESAKEIGDLADHFKDSGDEKVEKAAASLIGMARRMSLPGKPIELTGTTLNGEDLNFPAAFKGKTVVVDFWATWCGPCIAEFPNMKKLYAAYHPHGFEIIGISLDDTKPVVEKFVEEREIPWTIVWNDKGDERGWSDVNSVRYGITGIPTMIFVGKDGNVVSITARGHELDKLLAEAYPDVKLEEEKPEAEAKVEKAGQ, encoded by the coding sequence ATGAAGTTCGCTTGGCAGATCGGTTTAGCGGCATTCTTGGCATTGGGCCTCGTTGGCAACATCAGCCCAACCTGGGCAGCAGAAGATGCCCCCGCCGCCGAAGACAAACCCGCAGCAACGGAAGAAAAAGCGGAAGAAGCAGAAGCCGACAAGGAATTTGCTCCAGCCTCGGTTGACAAAGGCCTCGCAGAAGTCACCTCGCTCCTTCGTACCGGCGGCCCAGCCAAGCTTGCCCCGAAAGATCGCTACGCGAAAGCGGTTGAGATGGTCGACAAGATGTGGGACATGGACCGGGACGAGGGCGAAAGCCAACGACTAATGATGCTGAAGTTTCAACTGCTGATGACGCTTGATCGCATGGGGAACAAGGAAGCCGGACAAAAGGCGAACAGCTTCCTCGCCAGCGTCAGCGAAGGAAGCGACGAAGCCCTCGCAGTGCAAGCCAGAAAATTAATATTCAGCATCCGGATTAGCAAACTTGCTTCCCTTCCGCCAGAAGAGCAGCAAGCCGCCATCGACGAAATCAAAGGCGAGATCTTAGCAGAGAAACCAACGGAAAAAACCGCTGCATTGGCGACTCAGTTTGCCAGCAGCTTGTCGTACATGCTCAAGTCGGAAGAGTCTGCCAAGGAAATTGGCGATCTGGCCGATCACTTTAAAGACTCTGGCGACGAAAAAGTCGAGAAGGCCGCCGCTTCGTTAATCGGCATGGCCCGACGTATGAGCTTGCCCGGCAAGCCGATCGAACTGACCGGTACGACCCTGAACGGCGAAGACCTCAACTTCCCCGCCGCGTTCAAAGGCAAGACCGTCGTTGTCGACTTCTGGGCGACCTGGTGCGGTCCCTGCATCGCAGAATTCCCGAACATGAAGAAGCTGTACGCAGCCTATCATCCACATGGCTTCGAGATCATCGGCATCAGCCTGGACGATACCAAGCCAGTCGTCGAAAAGTTCGTCGAAGAACGGGAAATCCCTTGGACTATCGTCTGGAACGACAAAGGTGACGAACGTGGCTGGAGCGACGTCAACTCGGTTCGCTACGGCATCACCGGTATTCCGACCATGATCTTCGTCGGCAAAGACGGAAACGTCGTCTCGATCACCGCTCGCGGTCACGAACTCGACAAGCTATTGGCCGAAGCCTACCCCGACGTGAAGTTGGAAGAAGAAAAGCCGGAAGCAGAAGCCAAGGTAGAAAAAGCGGGCCAATAG
- a CDS encoding alpha-amylase/4-alpha-glucanotransferase domain-containing protein produces MSNTIRLCLVLHNHQPIGNFDGVFEQAYQDSYLPFLDVFDCYPDIKIGLHTSGPLMEWLDEHHPEYLDRLAAHVKSGRIEIIGGVFYEAILPMIPPRDRVGQIASYTKWLTDRLGAKVQGMWMPERVWEQQLTADIADAGIQYTILDDFHFKNAGLTQDELYGYYITEEYGKLLSVFPGSEKMRYLLPFAPPQDTIDYLRGIADEFPNSVIVFGDDGEKFGTWPDTKEHVYDRGWLAQFFELLTANKDWLLTTTLAEATEALPPIGKTYIPEGSYREMTEWAMPTQQQMDYEDLVHDMEHDSRWANIKRYIRGGYWRNFKIRYPETDEMYSRALNISNRLAAAEANGCDSRLLELAKRELYRGQCNCSYWHGAFGGTYLPHLRNAVYNHLIAADNLLDQAEHKPASFIEAEVADFNLDGRQEVRLEDEKLIALLAPASGGTLYELDVRSICHNLLATLSRRPEAYHRKVLAGPSSAGGEVASIHDRVVFKQEGLDKMLQYDNYQRKALVDHFFDNNASLEQVAHNNALERGDFVEAPFEAKLRRNPDRIQVQMSRAGNAWGIPLTITKGVTMTAGSSVLEIAYLLEGLPQDQALHFAVEMNLAGLPSGADDRYFHQANGNKLGHLGTQLDLHEVQDLGLKDEWLGIDCRWSADRPTSVWTFPISTVSQSEGGFELVQQSVCLMPHWWVQGDAEGRWSVVMQLDIDTALAESRMPKAECESVNAG; encoded by the coding sequence ATGAGCAACACGATTCGTCTGTGCTTGGTCCTGCACAACCACCAACCGATCGGCAACTTTGACGGCGTCTTCGAGCAGGCCTACCAGGATAGTTACCTTCCGTTCCTGGATGTCTTCGATTGCTATCCCGATATCAAAATTGGCTTGCACACCAGCGGGCCGCTGATGGAATGGCTGGACGAACATCATCCTGAATACCTCGATCGCCTGGCCGCTCACGTCAAAAGTGGTCGTATCGAGATCATCGGCGGTGTCTTCTACGAAGCCATCCTGCCTATGATTCCGCCGCGCGATCGCGTTGGCCAGATCGCCAGCTACACCAAGTGGCTCACCGATCGGCTGGGCGCCAAGGTTCAAGGCATGTGGATGCCGGAACGCGTGTGGGAACAACAACTGACCGCCGATATCGCCGATGCCGGAATTCAGTACACGATTCTGGACGACTTCCACTTTAAGAACGCCGGTCTGACACAGGACGAACTGTACGGTTACTACATTACGGAAGAGTACGGCAAGCTGCTCTCGGTCTTCCCCGGCAGCGAGAAGATGCGTTACCTTCTGCCGTTTGCTCCGCCGCAAGATACCATCGACTACCTGCGCGGCATCGCCGACGAATTCCCCAACTCGGTCATTGTGTTTGGTGACGACGGCGAAAAGTTCGGTACCTGGCCCGACACCAAAGAACACGTCTACGATCGCGGCTGGCTGGCTCAGTTCTTTGAACTGCTGACCGCCAACAAAGATTGGCTGCTGACCACCACCCTGGCCGAAGCCACCGAAGCCTTGCCACCAATCGGCAAGACCTACATCCCGGAAGGTAGCTACCGCGAAATGACCGAGTGGGCGATGCCAACTCAGCAGCAGATGGACTACGAAGATCTGGTCCACGACATGGAGCATGACAGCCGCTGGGCAAACATCAAACGCTACATCCGTGGCGGGTACTGGCGAAACTTCAAGATCCGTTATCCCGAAACGGACGAGATGTACAGCCGCGCCCTGAACATCAGCAATCGCCTGGCCGCCGCAGAAGCCAACGGCTGCGATTCGCGTCTGTTGGAACTGGCCAAGCGAGAGCTTTATCGTGGTCAGTGCAACTGCAGCTACTGGCACGGAGCGTTCGGCGGCACCTACCTACCTCACCTACGTAACGCCGTCTACAACCACTTAATCGCCGCAGACAACCTGCTGGATCAAGCCGAACACAAACCAGCTTCGTTCATCGAAGCCGAAGTGGCCGACTTCAACCTCGACGGCCGCCAGGAAGTTCGCCTGGAAGACGAAAAGCTGATCGCCTTACTGGCTCCGGCCTCTGGCGGCACGCTGTACGAACTGGACGTCCGTTCGATCTGCCACAACTTGCTGGCCACGCTGTCGCGTCGTCCAGAAGCGTATCACCGCAAGGTGCTCGCTGGTCCTTCCTCTGCCGGTGGCGAGGTCGCTTCGATTCACGATCGAGTCGTCTTCAAGCAAGAAGGACTCGACAAGATGCTGCAGTACGATAACTACCAGCGCAAGGCCTTGGTCGATCACTTCTTCGACAACAATGCCTCGTTGGAGCAAGTGGCCCACAACAATGCCCTAGAGCGTGGCGACTTTGTCGAAGCCCCGTTCGAGGCTAAGCTGCGACGCAACCCAGATCGCATCCAAGTACAAATGTCGCGTGCCGGCAATGCCTGGGGCATTCCGCTGACGATCACCAAAGGCGTGACCATGACCGCTGGTAGCAGCGTGCTCGAAATCGCCTACCTGCTGGAAGGTCTGCCGCAAGATCAAGCGTTGCACTTTGCCGTGGAAATGAACCTCGCCGGTTTGCCCTCTGGTGCCGACGATCGTTACTTCCACCAGGCCAACGGCAACAAGCTGGGTCACCTCGGCACCCAATTGGACCTGCATGAAGTGCAAGACTTGGGTCTGAAAGACGAATGGCTGGGAATCGATTGCCGCTGGAGCGCCGATCGGCCAACGAGCGTCTGGACGTTCCCGATCTCGACCGTTAGCCAATCAGAAGGCGGCTTCGAGCTCGTCCAGCAAAGCGTCTGCTTGATGCCACACTGGTGGGTCCAAGGCGATGCCGAAGGTCGCTGGAGCGTCGTCATGCAACTCGACATCGACACCGCCCTGGCGGAAAGCCGGATGCCAAAAGCGGAATGTGAAAGCGTGAACGCTGGCTAA
- a CDS encoding galactose-1-phosphate uridylyltransferase: MSRNAGNQLRRDPLLGFQVVIAEGREDRPQQWKPSIPPPSAMRCPFCGGHEDATPHERLALPGNLPRSTDQMPWEVRVLPNIFPSLSPNFPDEVFTEENPRYPSITASGLQEVIIESPQHLTSFAQLPDVNAILTFQAYQQRLNAIRATGQCRYVQIFKNNGPAAGASLEHSHSQVMATRLIPPIVQHEIEASEAYFRTHGKSFWSDLIASELAEGSRIVHADENLVAFCPFASRMPFELCVLPRHGQADFGDANSTLLQQIALLLRSLLVRVEKALNFPAYNYLIHTMPFDTLVADHYHWHVEVLPRVTVRAGFEWGTGLYVNPLSPERAAQILRDSA, from the coding sequence GTGAGTCGTAACGCCGGCAACCAGCTTCGCCGAGACCCGCTTCTCGGCTTCCAGGTCGTGATTGCGGAAGGCCGCGAGGACCGACCGCAGCAGTGGAAGCCAAGCATTCCTCCCCCTTCAGCGATGCGTTGTCCCTTCTGTGGCGGCCACGAAGATGCCACCCCACACGAACGTCTCGCTCTACCGGGCAATCTTCCCCGTTCTACCGATCAGATGCCATGGGAAGTCCGTGTTCTACCGAACATCTTCCCTTCGCTTTCCCCCAACTTCCCAGACGAAGTCTTCACAGAAGAAAACCCCCGCTACCCGTCGATCACCGCCAGCGGACTGCAAGAGGTGATCATCGAATCGCCTCAGCATCTTACTTCCTTCGCCCAGCTTCCCGATGTCAATGCGATCCTCACATTTCAGGCCTACCAACAACGGCTCAACGCGATTCGAGCGACCGGACAGTGCCGCTATGTGCAGATATTTAAAAACAACGGCCCCGCCGCTGGGGCGTCGTTGGAACACTCGCACAGCCAAGTCATGGCCACGCGATTAATACCCCCAATTGTCCAACACGAAATTGAGGCCAGCGAAGCTTACTTTCGCACCCACGGCAAGTCGTTTTGGAGCGACCTGATCGCGAGCGAACTGGCAGAAGGATCGCGGATTGTGCATGCCGACGAGAACCTCGTCGCGTTCTGCCCATTCGCCTCGCGCATGCCGTTTGAGCTGTGTGTTTTACCCCGCCACGGCCAGGCCGATTTCGGGGACGCAAACTCTACGCTGTTACAGCAGATTGCCCTATTGTTACGCTCGCTTCTGGTACGAGTGGAAAAGGCATTAAATTTCCCGGCATATAACTACCTGATTCACACGATGCCGTTTGACACATTGGTCGCGGATCACTATCACTGGCATGTAGAGGTTTTGCCGCGCGTAACGGTAAGGGCCGGATTCGAGTGGGGGACGGGTCTCTATGTGAACCCCCTCTCTCCTGAACGAGCCGCTCAAATCCTTCGCGATTCGGCGTGA
- the glgA gene encoding glycogen synthase GlgA, which produces MNVLFASSEIYPFAKTGGLADVGGALPVALRGLVDQVTVILPAFRHIYKSGLPIEELPIYFDVPVGGRIASGQLLKSYLPNSDVPIYFVKNDEYFDRPELYREAGTDYQDNCERFVFFCRSVLEAIRLLDLQVDLVHCNDWQTGLIPAYLNIEYRATRGYENIASVLTIHNMAYQGNFWHWDMLLTGLDWKYFNMHQMEFYGHLNFLKTGIVFADAITTVSPRYAEEIQSQPMGCGLEGALRERSKVLTGIVNGVDYSRWNPATDDAIAATYDRSNWQTNKPKCKQALQEEFNLPTNPKAPIIGMVGRMADQKGFDLVAKVIRERAKTCDCQWVILGTGEPHHEAMLRELSSMFPNRIGVKVEFCEGKARRVEAGADMFLMPSLYEPCGLNQLYSLKYGTVPVVRETGGLADTITNATPAALEMGTANGFIFREYTAEALQNILEQALVTYRDNPEIWKQIVETGMSQDWSWDHSAKQYVEFYEKTIQARRSM; this is translated from the coding sequence TTGAACGTTCTCTTTGCCAGCAGTGAGATCTATCCATTCGCCAAGACCGGAGGTTTGGCGGACGTGGGCGGAGCTCTGCCGGTCGCCTTACGCGGGCTAGTAGACCAAGTCACGGTAATCCTCCCCGCATTCCGACACATCTACAAATCTGGCCTCCCTATCGAGGAGCTGCCGATCTACTTCGATGTGCCTGTCGGCGGCCGCATCGCCTCTGGACAACTGCTGAAATCATACCTACCTAATTCCGATGTTCCGATCTACTTCGTCAAGAACGACGAATACTTCGATCGCCCAGAACTCTATCGCGAAGCAGGTACCGACTACCAAGACAACTGCGAACGATTCGTCTTCTTCTGCCGCAGCGTTTTAGAAGCAATTCGCTTGCTGGACCTGCAGGTCGATCTCGTTCACTGCAACGACTGGCAAACCGGTTTAATCCCCGCTTACTTGAACATCGAGTACCGGGCCACACGCGGTTACGAAAACATCGCCAGCGTTCTCACCATTCACAACATGGCCTACCAGGGCAACTTCTGGCACTGGGACATGCTGCTGACCGGGCTCGACTGGAAATACTTCAACATGCACCAGATGGAGTTCTACGGCCATCTGAACTTCCTGAAGACCGGAATTGTCTTCGCCGACGCGATCACCACCGTCAGCCCACGCTATGCCGAAGAAATCCAGTCGCAACCAATGGGTTGTGGCCTGGAAGGTGCTTTGCGGGAACGCAGCAAAGTTTTGACCGGCATTGTGAACGGAGTTGACTACTCTCGCTGGAATCCAGCGACCGACGACGCAATCGCTGCCACTTACGACCGCAGCAACTGGCAAACCAATAAGCCCAAATGCAAACAGGCCCTCCAAGAAGAATTCAATCTGCCCACCAACCCCAAAGCACCGATCATCGGCATGGTGGGACGCATGGCCGACCAAAAAGGCTTCGACCTGGTTGCCAAGGTCATTCGCGAACGAGCGAAGACATGCGATTGCCAATGGGTAATCCTCGGAACCGGTGAGCCGCACCACGAAGCGATGCTGCGAGAACTTAGCTCGATGTTCCCCAACAGAATCGGGGTAAAAGTCGAGTTCTGCGAAGGCAAGGCCCGCCGCGTAGAAGCAGGCGCCGATATGTTCCTGATGCCTAGCTTGTACGAGCCCTGCGGTCTGAATCAGCTCTATAGCCTCAAATACGGTACAGTACCGGTCGTACGCGAGACCGGTGGCCTAGCCGACACCATCACCAACGCCACGCCGGCGGCCTTGGAAATGGGGACCGCCAACGGCTTCATCTTCCGCGAATACACCGCCGAAGCTCTGCAAAATATTTTGGAACAAGCTCTGGTAACCTACCGAGACAACCCAGAAATATGGAAGCAGATTGTCGAAACGGGCATGAGTCAAGACTGGTCTTGGGATCACAGTGCCAAGCAGTACGTTGAATTCTACGAGAAAACGATCCAAGCTCGCCGCAGCATGTAA